A genomic stretch from Candidatus Krumholzibacteriota bacterium includes:
- a CDS encoding response regulator, producing MRDGSSASNGDGRARILFMDDEEMLRRAVPRMLATAGYDVDCAKDGDEALRKYRVSLHAGRPYDLVILDLGVKKGKGGKETIAELREIDPAVRAIVSSGRLADSNMVSFEQFGFAGAIGKPYTGSELRSAIERVLAG from the coding sequence GTGCGCGACGGATCGAGCGCATCGAACGGTGACGGCAGGGCGCGAATCCTCTTCATGGACGACGAGGAGATGCTCCGCCGCGCCGTGCCGCGGATGCTCGCCACCGCCGGCTACGACGTCGATTGCGCGAAGGACGGCGACGAGGCGCTCAGGAAATATCGCGTCTCCCTCCATGCGGGACGGCCCTACGACCTCGTGATCCTCGATCTCGGCGTCAAGAAGGGCAAGGGCGGGAAGGAGACGATCGCCGAGTTGCGGGAGATCGACCCGGCGGTCAGGGCGATCGTCTCGAGCGGCCGGCTCGCCGATTCCAACATGGTCAGCTTCGAGCAGTTCGGTTTCGCCGGCGCGATCGGCAAACCCTATACGGGATCGGAACTTCGTTCGGCGATCGAACGGGTGCTCGCCGGGTAG